The following DNA comes from Legionella sp. PATHC032.
GTACTTATTGGGCTAATTTTAGTCTAAAAATTTATCAAAAATAGTTTTGAGTTCATTTTTTTTACGAATTCCTTACAATTACACGCTGTTCCATTCACCTCAATGGAAATGGATTTTTAACCTTTAACACAAATGATGGGAATTAATTTAGCAACTTTTTTTGCCAAACCCGACCTTTCAGCGGCATCAACAATAGAATGAACATCTTTATAAGCTCCGGGAGCTTCCTCAGCAACCCCACGGTATGACCCACTACGAATTAAAATCCCTTGTTGAGCCAATTGATCTACTATATCCTTCCCATTCCATTTCTTCATAGCCTGATGACGACTCATAGCGCGACCTGCTCCATGACATGCCGAGCTAAAAGATTTTTGCTCAGAACCTTTGACGCCTGCTAATACATAGGAACTTGTTCCCATACTCCCCCCAATAATCACAGGTTGGCCTATATGAGAGACGGATTTAGGTAAGTGTGGATGACCTGGTCCCAAGGCACGAGTTGCACCTTTTCGATGAACAAACAAGCGCTTTTTCTTACCATCTACCTCATGAAATTCTTCTTTACAAGTATTGTGAGAAACATCATAGATAAGATCAATCTGAGTTCCAGGTAAAATATCCTGAAACACATTGCGCATAAAATGAGTGATGATTTCTCTGTTGGCCAAAGCACAATTAATTCCAGCTTTCATCGCGCCTAAATAATTTTCCCCTAGTTTTGAATGAATAGGAGCACAAGCCAACTCTCTATCTACCAGCTTGATACCATAATGTTGTGACTCAATAACCATGGAACGGAGGTAATCTGTACCAATTTGATGACCTAATCCTCTGGAACCACAATGGATACTCACTACAATATCCCCTTCATTCAAATTTAAAGCAGTCGCTGTATCGGAACAGTAGATTTGTTTAACTTCCTGCACCTCCAGATAATGATTACCTGAACCCAAGGTGCCCATTTCATTTTTCTGGCGCTTTTTAGCTTGCTCAGAAACAAAATCAGGGATAGCTCCTTCTACACAACCACGATCCTCGATACGCTCTAAATCAGCAGCTTCACCATATCCTTGTTTTACTGCCCATTGCGCGCCCCCTCGCATCATATCATCGAGCTGTTTTATCGTTAAATGAATGCCGCTTCTACTGCCTACTCCCGCTGGAATATGTGCAAATAAAGCATCTGCAAGGCTGGCTTTGACGGACTCCAATTCATCTCGCTTCAATCCGGTCGATAAGAGCCTTACCCCGCATGAAATGTCAAAACCCACACCTCCTGCTGAAATGACACCCCCTTCATCCGGATCAAAAGCAGCGACACCGCCAATCGGAAAACCATAACCCCAATGAGCATCGGGCATCGCATAAGCAGCAGAAACAATTCCTGGCAAGGTAGCAACATTAGATAACTGTTCGTAAACCTTCATATCCATATCAAGGATCAGTTGTTCTGAAGCAAAAATAACTCCTGGAACGCACATCGTTCCATGTTGAGGTATTTGCCATTCAAAATCGTTTATTTTTTTCAAGAGGCTTAAATCCATCACTGTACACCACATCAATTCCTGTTAAGGAGTTTATACATCAACAACACACTGAGCTATCCAAATATCATTATTTTGGTATACTTTTAATTCAGTATAGGTGGCACCTTTGACCTCGACAACTGGTTGATGTTTTTTTTGATCAACCTTTTCACCCTTAATGACAGCATCCAAAGCGAATCGATTGAGTTTTACATGAAACTCACGAAACAGCATATTATGAATTTGCATATTATAGACCACGGCATTTAGCCAATCGGTAAATAAAATTTCTTCATTGGGTGCTTCACAATGAATTTTTATTGATAGAGAAGGTTTGATTAGGGTTGCATCAGCAACTACATTCGTTAATGCCAAAGCCGCCATTTCAAAGGCATCTGGGAGAGTAGGTCCGATGCCACGAACTCCAATATCTGCCTCGTGAATGAAATGTTCCCAATATTTATTTAATGGTAACGGGTTTTGTCTTTTGCTAATAATCGCAACTCCTTTTTAGCTTCCATTAAAATTTCTTTTTGCCCGGCAGCTAATTTGCTTCCAGCTCGATTAATGTAAAAATTCAACATAGACATCGCTGATTGGTAAGGTGTACCTTTCCGTCTATTGCTGTTTAATGCTGAGTTAAGCAAAGAAGCAGCTATTTTTTGGGGATCACTCCAGGTAAATACCCCTTTTTCGAGATCAAGTGCATTGCTTGTATTCGTCACTCTTTGTGACCAAAATTTTCCCATTGATTCTACCAACTGACTCTCATACATTAATATTATAGCGATTTAATATAAACTCTGTTGTTTTGAATCAGAACCAGTACAAATGCCATCTAACTTAAAGTATAAGTGCCTGGAAGCTCAGTTTCGCCCATCACCTCGCCGTTTACGACAATGAGTGATACTTTATATAGGCCAGAAGGCAAACCCTTACGCGAGATAGTTCCATTAAATCCTGACAAATCAAGGTGCTTACCATCCTGTTTAAAAGCAAGATTAACACTTTGTTTTTGCATTTTATTCATACTGTATAAATAAGTTTGAGTTCCCATCGACAACTTTAAAAACACTTCCCCATTTCCAGCATCCAAATCGGGAATATAAGCCCAGCCATTGACTGAGATTGTATCTGGGCCAATCTTGAATTTATCGAGTTCTCCCCTGACAGCTAAAACCTGTTTAGGAAGCTCAAGACTCACTTGATTTGCTGTCGTTTGAAAATTAACGAGAGGATAGAGCAAATCACGCTCGACTTTTTCATACACAATCAAATCAGGATGATATTTGTGAATTAAATCAGACAAATTCCAGGCAGTATTCCCGGAGTGAATACGCACTGTATTATAAAAATCATTATGAAAATAAAAGCTTAGAGACTCCGAGAAGCTGTCCCCTATTAACAAACAGGTTTGTTTGTTTTGTAAGGCTTTATTAATATTCTCGTAAGGCGCAACAAGGATTACACCATTTGGGTTGCCTTGGAAAGCATCCAATTTAATCTCTTTTCCATAAATGTCTCTGCCAAACAAATCAATTTTTAAATGCGAAACATCGGGAAGAGGATTATTGGATTTGATATGCGTCAACTGAAGAAAATTGGTAAGATCAGAATAGGTGGTTTCTCGAGGTATGAAATGAAATTGTAATTCTCTGCTCTGTAATCCTTTTTGCCGCATGTAATCTGATATCGCCTGGTAAGCAACATAAGCGCCAACATAATTCCAGTGACTATCTCCCTTTAAATAAAGATCGCCATGCTGTTTGCCAAGAGTATTTTTGGCTTCTATTTCCTTTTGTCTCAAATCGATAAAATCAATACCTCGAGCGAGCATGCCCTCTTGTAAAAGCTCAAGCCTGTTCTTGTTGGAACTTTTATGAATATTAGCCGGCAAATATTCCGGATAAATCTCATGTTTATCTGGAGCAATGACCACCAGAAAAGGAATGTTATTTTGGTTAGCCAGGTGATTCATCTGTTTTAAAACAGATAATTTCAAAAGAATTTCTTCCTCGGCAGGTTTATTTCTCCCTGTGTATTGATCGATAGAAGCCGCATAATCATTGCCCAAAAACAGCCAATCCTCTTTCCCTAAAATGGCTTGCCCTGGTTTGATGCTAGCTCCCAACTGATATACGACATGACTCCAGAATTTACTCAACGAAGTCATGAACAAAGTATGATCAACGAACCAATTCTCAATACCCTTAAAATCAGTACGACCTATTTTTTTTATATTAATGGGTGGGAGTTGATGAGGCTCTCTATTTA
Coding sequences within:
- a CDS encoding RtcB family protein, with the translated sequence MDLSLLKKINDFEWQIPQHGTMCVPGVIFASEQLILDMDMKVYEQLSNVATLPGIVSAAYAMPDAHWGYGFPIGGVAAFDPDEGGVISAGGVGFDISCGVRLLSTGLKRDELESVKASLADALFAHIPAGVGSRSGIHLTIKQLDDMMRGGAQWAVKQGYGEAADLERIEDRGCVEGAIPDFVSEQAKKRQKNEMGTLGSGNHYLEVQEVKQIYCSDTATALNLNEGDIVVSIHCGSRGLGHQIGTDYLRSMVIESQHYGIKLVDRELACAPIHSKLGENYLGAMKAGINCALANREIITHFMRNVFQDILPGTQIDLIYDVSHNTCKEEFHEVDGKKKRLFVHRKGATRALGPGHPHLPKSVSHIGQPVIIGGSMGTSSYVLAGVKGSEQKSFSSACHGAGRAMSRHQAMKKWNGKDIVDQLAQQGILIRSGSYRGVAEEAPGAYKDVHSIVDAAERSGLAKKVAKLIPIICVKG
- a CDS encoding archease, encoding MISKRQNPLPLNKYWEHFIHEADIGVRGIGPTLPDAFEMAALALTNVVADATLIKPSLSIKIHCEAPNEEILFTDWLNAVVYNMQIHNMLFREFHVKLNRFALDAVIKGEKVDQKKHQPVVEVKGATYTELKVYQNNDIWIAQCVVDV
- a CDS encoding DUF3175 domain-containing protein; this encodes MGKFWSQRVTNTSNALDLEKGVFTWSDPQKIAASLLNSALNSNRRKGTPYQSAMSMLNFYINRAGSKLAAGQKEILMEAKKELRLLAKDKTRYH
- a CDS encoding alginate O-acetyltransferase AlgX-related protein codes for the protein MRIFSKFSDRLVIFAFLVIIFVPGIGMFFEKQADEVRALLNREPHQLPPINIKKIGRTDFKGIENWFVDHTLFMTSLSKFWSHVVYQLGASIKPGQAILGKEDWLFLGNDYAASIDQYTGRNKPAEEEILLKLSVLKQMNHLANQNNIPFLVVIAPDKHEIYPEYLPANIHKSSNKNRLELLQEGMLARGIDFIDLRQKEIEAKNTLGKQHGDLYLKGDSHWNYVGAYVAYQAISDYMRQKGLQSRELQFHFIPRETTYSDLTNFLQLTHIKSNNPLPDVSHLKIDLFGRDIYGKEIKLDAFQGNPNGVILVAPYENINKALQNKQTCLLIGDSFSESLSFYFHNDFYNTVRIHSGNTAWNLSDLIHKYHPDLIVYEKVERDLLYPLVNFQTTANQVSLELPKQVLAVRGELDKFKIGPDTISVNGWAYIPDLDAGNGEVFLKLSMGTQTYLYSMNKMQKQSVNLAFKQDGKHLDLSGFNGTISRKGLPSGLYKVSLIVVNGEVMGETELPGTYTLS